One Glycine soja cultivar W05 chromosome 2, ASM419377v2, whole genome shotgun sequence genomic region harbors:
- the LOC114381750 gene encoding LRR receptor-like serine/threonine-protein kinase GSO2 has protein sequence MCSLRLHLFLLVAASTSSLFESATTHWSDKQALKDLKNNLDPSSITPGSCLYSWDFSLDPCDNLFSDNFTCGFRCDAVVSGATRVTELALDPAGYTGPLVINHHNNLPFLQSLDLSNNYFSGPIPDSLSNLTRLTRLGLSKNSFSGPIPSSLGSLINLQELYLDNNNLNGTLPVSFDGLTNLKRLELQSNSLNGVLPDLTSLKNLYFLDLSFNSLTGGFPSNLPDSLVQISIRNNSLNGAFESDALKSFSYLQVLDLSSNRLNGSLPLSLFELPSLQQLTLSFNGFSGIKPPSFAFDGGVAVPSELIAVDLSNNELGGFLPMFFSLMPKLSSLSLENNKFVGMIPTQYALKTVFPEPGVEPFERLLLGGNYLFGGIPSALMALEPGSANVRLVDNCFYRCPLSFFFCQGGEQKSYEECKRFSHFIP, from the coding sequence ATGTGTTCTCTTCGTCTTCACCTATTCCTTTTAGTGGCAGCTTCAACAAGCTCATTATTCGAATCCGCAACAACACACTGGAGCGACAAGCAGGCTCTGAAAGACCTAAAGAACAACCTCGACCCTTCCTCCATAACTCCAGGCTCGTGCCTTTATTCATGGGACTTCTCCCTCGACCCCTGCGACAACCTCTTCAGCGACAACTTCACCTGCGGCTTCAGGTGCGACGCCGTCGTTTCGGGAGCCACCCGCGTCACCGAACTCGCCCTCGACCCAGCTGGTTACACGGGCCCACTCGTCATAAACCACCACAACAACCTCCCATTCCTCCAAAGCCTCGACCTTTCCAACAACTACTTCTCAGGCCCAATCCCCGACTCACTATCCAACTTAACTCGCTTAACTCGACTCGGTCTGTCCAAAAACTCCTTCTCAGGCCCAATCCCTTCTTCCCTCGGTTCCCTTATAAACCTTCAAGAGCTCTACCTCGACAACAACAACCTTAACGGAACTCTCCCCGTTAGTTTCGACGGCCTCACAAACCTCAAACGCCTCGAACTCCAGTCCAACTCCCTAAACGGTGTCCTTCCCGATCTAACCTCTCTGAAAAATCTTTACTTTTTGGACCTCAGTTTTAATTCCCTCACCGGAGGTTTTCCCTCGAACTTGCCAGATTCGTTGGTGCAGATTTCCATCCGCAACAACAGCTTAAACGGTGCGTTTGAATCTGATGCCTTGAAAAGCTTCTCCTACTTGCAAGTCTTGGATTTGAGCTCGAACAGGCTCAATGGCTCCCTGCCGTTGAGCTTGTTCGAGCTCCCGTCCTTGCAACAACTGACTCTATCATTCAACGGGTTTTCCGGGATCAAACCGCCATCGTTTGCTTTTGACGGTGGCGTCGCCGTCCCAAGCGAGCTGATAGCAGTTGATCTGAGTAACAACGAGCTAGGGGGGTTTCTGCCGATGTTTTTCTCGTTAATGCCGAAGCTTTCGTCTTTGTCGTTGGAGAATAACAAGTTTGTCGGAATGATACCGACCCAGTATGCGTTGAAGACGGTTTTTCCCGAACCGGGGGTGGAACCGTTCGAGAGGCTTTTGTTGGGGGGGAACTACTTGTTCGGAGGGATTCCAAGTGCGCTAATGGCGCTTGAACCGGGTTCTGCCAACGTCAGGCTTGTGGATAATTGCTTCTATAGGTGTCCTCTTAGTTTCTTCTTTTGTCAGGGTGGGGAACAGAAGTCTTACGAAGAGTGTAAGAGGTTCAGCCACTTCATCCCTTAG